In a single window of the Rhopalosiphum padi isolate XX-2018 chromosome 1, ASM2088224v1, whole genome shotgun sequence genome:
- the LOC132917114 gene encoding translationally-controlled tumor protein homolog: MKIFKDIFSGDEMFSDTYKFKLVDGVLYEVYGKLITRRLGDVTLDGANPSAEEASEDNDEAVESGVDVVLNHRLMETYAFPDKKSFTLYLKEYMKRLVDKMVENGSTEVDVFKTNINKVMKDLLTRFKDLQFFTGENMDIENGMVAMLEYRDIGDDNVPVLMLFKHGLDEEKF; the protein is encoded by the exons atgaagatCTTCAAAGATATTTTCTCCGGCGACGAGATGTTCTCGGACACCTACAAGTTCAAACTCGTTGACGGCGTCTTGTACGAAGTATACGGAAAGTTGATCACACGGAGATTGGGCGACGTGACGCTTGACGGTGCCAACCCATCCGCTGAAGAGGCTAGCGAAGACAATGATGAGGCTGTAGAAAGCGGTGTAGACGTAGTGCTCAACCATCGTCTTATGGAGACATACGCATTCCCGGATAAGAAGTCGTTCACTCTGTACCTCAAAGAGTACATGAAACGATTAGTGGACAAAATGGTCGAAAACGGTAGCACCGAGGTGGACGTCTTCAAAACCAATATCAACAAA GTTATGAAAGATCTGCTCACAAGATTTAAAGACCTCCAGTTCTTCACAGGCGAAAATATGGATATTGAAAATGGCATGGTTGCTATGCTTGAATACAGAGACATTGGTGACGACAATGTACCAGTGTTAATGTTGTTCAAACACGGGCTCGatgaagaaaaattttaa
- the LOC132917874 gene encoding NADH dehydrogenase [ubiquinone] 1 beta subcomplex subunit 9, producing the protein MSYIPYEIITHKRQVCSLYKKACRTIEDWYHYRPLMRINIVRLRKRFDDNKNVIDVPTAQELLKKGQHELWANQHYSPHQFPSSPGGTAFDRDCFPPDWVLDSWHPLEKAQYPKYFAKREERKKEYIALWEKRWGKPFIPHDEH; encoded by the exons ATGTCTTATATACCGTATGAGATAATTACTCATAAAAGACAAGTATGTTCACTTTATAAAAAAGCATGCAGAACCATCGAGGATTGGTATCATTACAG ACCATTGATGCGAATTAATATTGTCCGCTTAAGAAAACGTTTTGATgacaacaaaaatgtaatagatGTACCAACTGCACAAGAATTGCTGAAAAAAGGTCAACATGAGCTATGGGCTAATCAACATTATTCTCCTCATCAGT ttccaTCTTCACCAGGCGGAACAGCATTTGACCGAGATTGTTTCCCTCCCGACTGGGTTTTGGATTCTTGGCATCCATTAGAAAAAGCACAGTATCCAAAGTACTTTGCTAAAAGAGAAGAGCGCAAAAAAGAATACATAGCATTATGGGAAAAACGCTGGGGAAAGCCATTCATTCCACATGACGAACATTAA